A segment of the Rhodospirillales bacterium genome:
AGCTGTTCCGGCAGTCTTTTCGGCGTGAGATCCGACAAGGCGCCTGTTCCATTCAGTTTGCGCAGTCCGGGGACGAGGCGTTGGATCTGCTCGCCCAATGCGGCCTGGCCGAACGCCTTTTGATGCTCTCCGACATCAACATGCCGGGCATGAGCGGGCTCGATCTCCTGCGGGAGGTCAAGCAGCGCTGGCCCGAACTTCCCGTCATCATGATCACCGCCTACGGCGATGCGGAGAAGCGGCGTCTGGCAAAGGACTTCGGTGCGAGCGATTTCATCACCAAGCCGGTGGATTTCACTCAACTCAAGGCGACGCTCGGCTCCCACATGCACGGAGACGGCATTTGACGCCAGCCAAGATCCTGGTCGTCGACGACGAGCCGGATCTCGAGCTTCTGGTCCGCCAGAAGTTCCGCCGCCGGATCCGTGATGGCGACTATCAGTTCTTGTTCGCGGGCGACGGCGAGGAGGCGCTGGCGGCGCTGGCTGCCGAGCCGGACGTCGACATCGTGCTCTCCGACATCAACATGCCGCGCATGGACGGTCTGACCCTGCTCGACCGCCTGCGGGACACGCCCGGGACGTTGCGGGCGCTCATCGTCTCCGCCTACGGCGACATGAAAAATATCCGCACCGCCATGAACCGCGGCGCCTTCGATTTCATCACCAAGCCGATCGACTTCGACGATCTGGAGATCACCCTCTCCAAGACCCTCGCCGATCTCAATGCGCTGCGCGATGCGGAGGAGCGGCGGGCAAAAGCGGAACGGGCACGCACCAACCTGGCCCGATATTTCTCGCCCAACCTGGCGCG
Coding sequences within it:
- a CDS encoding response regulator yields the protein MTANLLLVDDEPDAIELFRQSFRREIRQGACSIQFAQSGDEALDLLAQCGLAERLLMLSDINMPGMSGLDLLREVKQRWPELPVIMITAYGDAEKRRLAKDFGASDFITKPVDFTQLKATLGSHMHGDGI